From a single Streptomyces sp. NBC_01264 genomic region:
- a CDS encoding isoprenyl transferase produces the protein MKLRDLVRRPVYRLYARRVEGRIDHDETPKHIGVILDGNRRWAKASGGTTVQGHQAGADKISEMLGWCTETDVEVVTLWMLSTDNLDRPEVELRPLLNIIENTVRGLAADGRWRVHHVGNLDILPAGTQSVLKEAMEATREVDGILVNVAVGYGGRQEIADAVRSLLLEHASKGTSFEELAEILDIEHIAEHLYTRGQPDPDLVIRTSGEQRLSGFMLWQSAHSEYYFCEVFWPAFRKVDFLRALRDYAARHRRYGS, from the coding sequence GTGAAGCTGCGCGACCTGGTACGCCGTCCTGTGTACAGGCTCTACGCACGCCGGGTGGAAGGCCGCATCGACCATGACGAGACGCCCAAGCACATCGGCGTGATCCTGGACGGGAACCGCCGCTGGGCCAAGGCGTCCGGAGGCACGACGGTGCAGGGCCACCAGGCCGGCGCCGACAAGATCTCCGAGATGCTGGGCTGGTGCACCGAGACCGACGTCGAGGTCGTCACCCTGTGGATGCTCTCCACGGACAACCTGGACCGTCCCGAGGTCGAGCTCCGCCCGCTGCTCAACATCATCGAGAACACCGTCCGGGGCCTCGCCGCGGACGGCCGCTGGCGCGTCCACCACGTCGGCAACCTCGACATCCTGCCCGCCGGGACCCAGAGCGTCCTGAAGGAGGCCATGGAGGCCACCCGCGAAGTCGACGGGATACTCGTCAACGTCGCGGTCGGCTACGGCGGCCGCCAGGAGATCGCCGACGCGGTCCGCTCGCTCCTGCTGGAGCACGCCTCGAAGGGCACCTCCTTCGAGGAGCTCGCCGAGATCCTCGACATCGAGCACATCGCGGAGCACCTCTACACGCGCGGCCAGCCCGACCCGGACCTGGTGATCCGCACCAGCGGGGAGCAGCGACTGTCCGGATTCATGCTGTGGCAGAGCGCGCATTCCGAGTACTACTTCTGCGAGGTCTTCTGGCCGGCCTTCCGCAAGGTCGACTTCCTGCGCGCCCTGCGCGACTACGCCGCCCGGCACCGGCGCTACGGCAGCTGA
- the mgrA gene encoding L-glyceraldehyde 3-phosphate reductase encodes MTENNPYQAEPSRYDSMDYRRTGHSGLKLPAISLGLWHNFGDDKSLGSQRAILRRAFDLGVTHIDLANNYGPPPGSAELNFGKIFAQDFASHREELVLSTKAGYLMREGPYGEWGSRKYLLGSLDASLKRMGVDYVDIFYSHRFDPDTPLEETMGALASAVQQGKALYVGVSSYTAEQTAEAARLLREMGVRPLIHQPSYSMINRWTEDDGLLDTLEEAGMGCISFVPLAQGLLTGKYLKGIPEGSRATQGKSLNPDLLSDEVVRRLNGLNEIAARRGQTLAQLALNWVLRDERMTSALIGASSVKQLEENVASLAGAPLSEQELKEIDSFAVSTPGANIWAQRG; translated from the coding sequence GTGACTGAAAACAACCCCTATCAGGCAGAGCCCTCGCGCTACGACTCCATGGATTACCGGCGCACCGGCCACAGCGGCCTCAAGCTCCCCGCCATCTCCCTCGGCCTCTGGCACAACTTCGGCGACGACAAGTCCCTCGGGTCCCAGCGGGCGATCCTGCGCCGGGCCTTCGACCTCGGCGTCACCCACATCGACCTGGCGAACAACTACGGCCCGCCCCCCGGCTCGGCCGAGCTGAACTTCGGCAAGATCTTCGCGCAGGACTTCGCGTCCCACCGCGAGGAGCTGGTCCTCTCCACCAAGGCCGGCTACCTCATGCGCGAGGGGCCGTACGGCGAGTGGGGCAGCCGCAAGTACCTGCTCGGGTCGCTGGACGCCTCGCTGAAGCGGATGGGCGTCGACTACGTCGACATCTTCTACTCCCACCGCTTCGATCCGGACACCCCGCTGGAGGAGACCATGGGCGCGCTGGCGTCCGCGGTCCAGCAGGGCAAGGCGCTCTACGTGGGCGTGTCCTCGTACACCGCCGAGCAGACGGCCGAGGCGGCCCGGCTGCTGCGGGAGATGGGCGTGCGTCCCCTCATCCACCAGCCCTCGTACTCCATGATCAACCGCTGGACGGAGGACGACGGCCTGCTGGACACCCTGGAGGAGGCCGGCATGGGCTGCATCTCCTTCGTGCCGCTCGCGCAGGGCCTGCTGACCGGGAAGTACCTCAAGGGCATCCCGGAGGGCTCGCGGGCCACCCAGGGCAAGTCCCTCAACCCGGACCTGCTGTCGGACGAGGTCGTGCGCCGCCTGAACGGGCTGAACGAGATCGCGGCGCGGCGCGGGCAGACGCTGGCCCAGCTCGCACTGAACTGGGTGCTGCGGGACGAGCGGATGACCTCGGCGCTGATCGGCGCGTCGAGCGTGAAGCAGCTCGAGGAGAACGTGGCTTCCCTGGCCGGCGCACCGCTGTCGGAGCAGGAGCTGAAGGAGATCGACTCCTTCGCGGTGTCCACCCCCGGCGCCAACATCTGGGCCCAGCGGGGCTGA